In Sebastes fasciatus isolate fSebFas1 chromosome 24, fSebFas1.pri, whole genome shotgun sequence, the following are encoded in one genomic region:
- the lipt1 gene encoding lipoyl amidotransferase LIPT1, mitochondrial, which yields MQMTKERKSRGSVQHVEVKTPLDAMMSHVRRTLSLVRRCSGLVRSSSSSSSSGGVLASSDGAGLVLRSRSTDVYQNLALEDWIDANVDLTRRGILLLWRNRPAVVIGRHQNPWTECNLPAMRRAGVPLARRRSGGGTVFHDLGNLNLTFFTSKKAYDRQRNLKVITDALRRVRPELDVHATDRLDILLNGRFKISGSASRLSRKSSYHHCTLLHSADRSALAAVLRPSCPGIHSNATPSVPSPVANLLDHAPSLQWEELLDALVHQYNAEFGYGAASTLVDPADESAFPGVGKAAAELRGWDWTFGKTPKFSVRTVLELTDERSAPLQAEVKNGVIESCRLDVPVDWLPLRLSGEVSGVLVGERFCPHRAAAAFSALLRTESGELRDRLRRLCDAVVAAMG from the exons ATGCAAATGACTAAAGAGAGGAAATCCAGAG GATCCGTCCAACATGTCGAAGTGAAGACACCGTTGGACGCCATGATGTCACACGTCAGGAGGACGTTGTCTCTCGTGAGACGCTGCTCGGGTCTGGTTCggtccagctcctcctcctccagcagcggCGGCGTGCTCGCGTCCTCTGACGGCGCCGGGCTGGTCCTGCGCTCCCGGTCCACCGACGTGTACCAGAACCTGGCCCTGGAGGACTGGATCGACGCCAACGTGGACCTGACGCGGCGCGGCATCCTGCTGCTGTGGAGGAACCGGCCGGCCGTGGTCATCGGGCGCCACCAGAACCCCTGGACCGAGTGCAACCTGCCGGCAATGAGGAGGGCGGGGGTGCCTCTGGCCCGCCGGCGGAGCGGCGGCGGCACCGTCTTCCACGACCTCGGGAACCTCAACCTGACGTTCTTCACCTCCAAGAAGGCGTATGACCGCCAGAGGAACCTGAAGGTCATCACGGACGCTCTGAGGCGGGTCAGACCGGAGCTGGACGTCCACGCCACCGACCGGCTGGACATTCTGCTCAACGGACGCTTCAAGATCTCAG GAAGTGCGTCCAGGCTGAGCAGGAAGTCGTCGTACCATCACTGCACGCTGCTGCACTCCGCCGACCGCTCCGCCCTCGCCGCCGTGCTCCGCCCCTCCTGCCCCGGTATCCATAGCAACGCCACGCCTAGCGTCCCCTCACCCGTCGCCAACCTGCTGGACCACGCCCCCTCGCTGCAGTGGGAGGAGCTACTGGACGCTCTGGTGCACCAGTACAACGCAG AGTTCGGCTACGGCGCCGCCTCGACGCTCGTCGACCCGGCTGATGAGTCGGCGTTCCCTGGCGTGGGCAAGGCGGCGGCGGAGCTGCGCGGCTGGGACTGGACGTTCGGTAAGACGCCTAAATTCAGCGTGCGGACCGTGCTGGAGCTGACGGACGAGCGCTCCGCTCCGCTGCAGGCGGAAGTGAAGAACGGCGTGATCGAGAGCTGCCGGCTGGACGTCCCCGTGGACTGGCTGCCTCTGCGGCTGAGCGGCGAAGTGAGCGGCGTGCTGGTCGGAGAGAGGTTCTGTCCTCATCGAGCGGCCGCGGCCTTTTCCGCTCTGCTGCGGACGGAGAGCGGCGAGCTGAGGGACAGACTACGCCGCCTGTGTGACGCCGTGGTGGCGGCGATGGGCTGA
- the LOC141762772 gene encoding uncharacterized protein LOC141762772 isoform X1 has translation MTDWRSFSSSCPLPIMHHSSQSPRNYPQHLPHPQVTSPQHLPHPQVTSPHHLPHPQVTSHQHLPHPQVTSPHHLPHPQVTSPQHLPHLQVTSPHLPHPQVTSPQHLPYPQVTSPHLPHPQVTSPQHLPHPQVTSPQHLPYPQVTSHQHLPHPQVTSPHLPHPQVTSPQHLPQPQVTSPHLPHPQVTSPHLPHPQVTSPHHLPYPQVTSPQHLPYPQVTSPQHLPHPQETSPHLPHPQVTSPQHLPYPQVTSPQHLPHPQVTSPQHLPYPQVTSPQHLPHPQVTSPQHLPYPQVTSPQHLPHPQVTSHQHLPHPQVTSPHHPHPQVTSHQHLPHPQVTSPHLPHPQVTSPHLPHHQVTSPQHLPHPQVTSPHLPHPQVTSPQHLPHPQVTSPHLTHHQVTSHQHLPHPQVTSPHLPHPQVTSPHLPHPQVTSPHLPHPQVTSHQHLPHPQVTSPHLPHPKVTSPQHLPHPQVTSPHLPHPQVTSPHLPHPQVTSLHLPHPKVTSHQHLPHPQVTSPHLTHHQVTSHQHLPHPQVTSPHLLYPPHYHLYNQNPDPCLDSPDWSGSEPPCGLSYLLRTTRYTHQNQDLQNQNQFRDEPYTPGPVQDTWRPTLPQLQCPPLGSTTGGVPQGGWSSMDFNSSSADDFTAATTQFYHDSYHDNYAPQPFCSPSTPGPSPHYPQTPTISSPGPQMPPRTERLDETLSCCLHEYDRYLMTSDPGQHQQQHPHQTTRHLLQNHREPIQDQTGLLDTAGSSESWFSPQGRGQDVSGAAQSTGLDAGLNWSEERGGGRGGRGGRGGRGRGGRGGRGGRGGRGRGGGGGKRRGGGGDDVQQVKHFQPETGPEVLKPRLLCTMCPRDFRSLPALNGHMRSHSGSRSATWLKVQSEDPSPPVQPSVSMVMPVSVPVQSRGKASRQKSRLSPASGGAAPLYRSLLHQEEDADDGAHYTPPPMLRPVRAGPGLYCSLATRRQLSVQTVQLHNGLGDLVAMETASPPPGTLINKPRINEGRGFQAYIPPMQSRNYADSDSHNALPLWTPRDELERPVNQQRVEALMMMARSSVVPGGGDSLESALHVLSECRGDFLLTVEKLLSTPENNNNNHNHTAQQCPSVSWSSAERRLLIESLQLHHKDFSRIQKVVSLMYIYILYIKCYCVLLSVCVYIYTYMYIYMYIRCYCAFRSRLSRCLSVLSFIICGRGS, from the exons ATGACTGACTGGCGGTCATTTTCCTCGTCCTGTCCTCTTCCCATCATGCATCACTCCTCCCAGTCACCAAGGAACTATCCTCAACACCTCCCCCATCCCCAGGTAACCTCCCCTCAACACCTCCCTCATCCCCAGGTAACCTCCCCTCACCACCTCCCTCATCCCCAGGTAACCTCCCATCAACACCTCCCTCATCCTCAGGTAACCTCCCCTCACCACCTCCCCCATCCCCAGGTAACCTCCCCTCAACACCTCCCCCATCTCCAGGTAACCTCCCCTCACCTCCCCCATCCCCAGGTAACCTCCCCTCAACACCTCCCCTATCCCCAGGTAACCTCCCCTCACCTCCCCCATCCCCAGGTAACCTCCCCTCAACACCTCCCTCATCCCCAGGTAACCTCCCCTCAACACCTCCCCTATCCCCAGGTAACCTCCCATCAACACCTCCCTCATCCCCAGGTAACCTCCCCTCACCTCCCTCATCCCCAGGTAACCTCCCCTCAACACCTCCCCCAACCCCAGGTAACCTCCCCTCACCTCCCTCATCCCCAGGTAACCTCCCCTCACCTCCCTCATCCCCAGGTAACCTCCCCTCACCACCTCCCCTATCCCCAGGTAACCTCCCCTCAACACCTCCCCTATCCCCAGGTAACCTCCCCTCAACACCTCCCTCATCCCCAGGAAacctctcctcacctccctcATCCCCAGGTAACCTCCCCTCAACACCTCCCCTATCCCCAGGTAACCTCCCCTCAACACCTCCCTCATCCCCAGGTAACCTCCCCTCAACACCTCCCCTATCCCCAGGTAACCTCCCCTCAACACCTCCCTCATCCCCAGGTAACCTCCCCTCAACACCTCCCCTATCCCCAGGTAACCTCCCCTCAACACCTCCCTCATCCCCAGGTAACCTCCCATCAACACCTCCCTCATCCCCAGGTAACCTCCCCTCACCACCCTCATCCCCAGGTAACCTCCCATCAACACCTCCCTCATCCCCAGGTAACCTCCCCTCACCTCCCTCATCCCCAGGTAACCTCCCCTCACCTCCCTCATCACCAGGTAACCTCCCCTCAACACCTCCCCCATCCCCAGGTAACCTCCCCTCACCTCCCTCATCCCCAGGTAACCTCCCCTCAACACCTCCCCCATCCCCAGGtaacctcacctcacctcactcATCACCAGGTAACCTCCCATCAACACCTCCCCCATCCCCAGGTAACCTCCCCTCACCTCCCCCATCCCCAGGTAACCTCCCCTCACCTCCCTCATCCCCAGGTAACCTCCCCTCACCTCCCTCATCCCCAGGTAACCTCCCATCAACACCTCCCCCATCCCCAGGTAacctctcctcacctccctcATCCCAAGGTAACCTCCCCTCAACACCTCCCCCATCCCCAGGTAACCTCCCCTCACCTCCCCCATCCCCAGGTAACCTCCCCTCACCTCCCTCATCCCCAGGTTACCTCCCTTCACCTCCCCCATCCCAAGGTAACCTCCCATCAACACCTCCCTCATCCCCAGGTAACCTCCCCTCACCTCACTCATCACCAGGTAACCTCCCATCAACACCTCCCTCATCCCCAGGTAACCTCCCCTCACCTCCTCTACCCGCCCCACTACCACCTCTACAACCAAAACCCTGACCCGTGTTTAGATAGTCCAGATTGGAGTGGATCTGAACCTCCTTGTGGACTTTCCTACCTGCTCAGGACCACCAGGTACACCCACCAG AACCAGGAtctccagaaccagaaccagttcAGAGATGAACCCTACACACCCGGTCCGGTCCAGGACACCTGGAGGCCGACACTGCCCCAGCTCCAGTGTCCTCCGCTGGGCTCCACCACGGGAGGAGTCCCCCAGGGAGGATGGAGCTCCATGGACTTCAACTCATCCTCCGCTGACGACTTCACTGCCGCCACCACCCAGTTTTACCACGACAGTTACCATGACAACTACGCCCCCCAGCCCTTCTGCAGCCCCTCCACCCCTGGTCCGAGTCCTCATTACCCACAAACCCCCACTATCTCCAGCCCCGGTCCTCAGATGCCCCCCAGGACGGAGAGACTAGATGAAACCCTCAGCTGCTGTCTACATGAGTATGACCGCTACctcatgacctctgaccccggTCAGCACCAGCAACAGCACCCGCACCAGACGACCCGACACCTCCTCCAGAACCACAGAGAGCCGATCCAGGACCAGACGGGTCTCCTCGACACCGCCGGGAGCTCAGAGAGCTGGTTCTCTCCGCAGGGAAGAGGCCAAGATGTCAGCGGTGCTGCCCAGTCAACAGGCCTCGATGCTGGGCTGAACTGGagtgaggagaggggaggaggacgaggaggacgaggaggacgaggaggacgaggacgaggaggacgaggaggaagaggaggacgaggaggacgaggaagaggaggaggaggaggaaagagaagaggaggaggaggagatgacgTACAACAA GTGAAACATTTTCAACCTGAAACCGGTCCTGAGGTTCTGAAGCCCAG GCTGCTGTGTACGATGTGTCCGCGTGACTTCAGGAGTCTGCCGGCGTTGAACGGACACATGCGTTCACACAGCGGATCCAGATCAGCGACATGGTTGAAGGTCCAGAGCGAGGACCCCTCGCCGCCGGTCCAACCCTCCGTCTCCATGGTGATGCCCGTCTCCGTGCCCGTCCAATCCAGAGGCAAGGCGAGTAGACAGAAGAGTCGCCTCTCTCCAGCCTCCGGAGGCGCCGCGCCGCTCTACCGCAGCCTGTTGCACCAAGAAGAAGACGCTGATGATGGCGCCCACTACACCCCGCCGCCAATGCTGCGTCCCGTTAGGGCGGGGCCCGGGTTGTACTGCTCCCTCGCCACCAGGCGGCAGCTTAGCGTGCAGACCGTGCAGCTTCACA ATGGACTCGGCGATCTCGTTGCCATGGAGACAGCCTCCCCTCCTCCGGGGACACTAATCAATAAGCC gcGGATCAACGAAGGGCGGGGCTTCCAGGCTTACATCCCGCCTATGCAGAGCAGAAACTACGCCGACTCCGACTCCCACAATGCACTGCCGCTGTGGACACCGCGGGACGAGCTGGAGCGTCCTGTCAATCAACAGAGAG TTGAAGCTCTGATGATGATGGCTCGCTCCAGCGTGGTGCCAGGGGGCGGGGACAGCCTGGAGTCGGCGCTCCACGTCCTATCAGAGTGCAGAGGAGACTTCCTG CTGACGGTGGAGAAGCTGCTATCAACtcctgaaaacaacaacaacaaccacaaccacacAGCTCAACAGTGTCCAA
- the LOC141762772 gene encoding uncharacterized protein LOC141762772 isoform X2, with translation MTDWRSFSSSCPLPIMHHSSQSPRNYPQHLPHPQVTSPQHLPHPQVTSPHHLPHPQVTSHQHLPHPQVTSPHHLPHPQVTSPQHLPHLQVTSPHLPHPQVTSPQHLPYPQVTSPHLPHPQVTSPQHLPHPQVTSPQHLPYPQVTSHQHLPHPQVTSPHLPHPQVTSPQHLPQPQVTSPHLPHPQVTSPHLPHPQVTSPHHLPYPQVTSPQHLPYPQVTSPQHLPHPQETSPHLPHPQVTSPQHLPYPQVTSPQHLPHPQVTSPQHLPYPQVTSPQHLPHPQVTSPQHLPYPQVTSPQHLPHPQVTSHQHLPHPQVTSPHHPHPQVTSHQHLPHPQVTSPHLPHPQVTSPHLPHHQVTSPQHLPHPQVTSPHLPHPQVTSPQHLPHPQVTSPHLTHHQVTSHQHLPHPQVTSPHLPHPQVTSPHLPHPQVTSPHLPHPQVTSHQHLPHPQVTSPHLPHPKVTSPQHLPHPQVTSPHLPHPQVTSPHLPHPQVTSLHLPHPKVTSHQHLPHPQVTSPHLTHHQVTSHQHLPHPQVTSPHLLYPPHYHLYNQNPDPCLDSPDWSGSEPPCGLSYLLRTTRYTHQNQDLQNQNQFRDEPYTPGPVQDTWRPTLPQLQCPPLGSTTGGVPQGGWSSMDFNSSSADDFTAATTQFYHDSYHDNYAPQPFCSPSTPGPSPHYPQTPTISSPGPQMPPRTERLDETLSCCLHEYDRYLMTSDPGQHQQQHPHQTTRHLLQNHREPIQDQTGLLDTAGSSESWFSPQGRGQDVSGAAQSTGLDAGLNWSEERGGGRGGRGGRGGRGRGGRGGRGGRGGRGRGGGGGKRRGGGGDDVQQVKHFQPETGPEVLKPRLLCTMCPRDFRSLPALNGHMRSHSGSRSATWLKVQSEDPSPPVQPSVSMVMPVSVPVQSRGKASRQKSRLSPASGGAAPLYRSLLHQEEDADDGAHYTPPPMLRPVRAGPGLYCSLATRRQLSVQTVQLHNGLGDLVAMETASPPPGTLINKPRINEGRGFQAYIPPMQSRNYADSDSHNALPLWTPRDELERPVNQQRVEALMMMARSSVVPGGGDSLESALHVLSECRGDFLLTVEKLLSTPENNNNNHNHTAQQCPSVSWSSAERRLLIESLQLHHKDFSRIQKVVQTKSVSQCVEFYYLWKRKLSLRTPAGLTVTLPDTNGQRSSRCHDAS, from the exons ATGACTGACTGGCGGTCATTTTCCTCGTCCTGTCCTCTTCCCATCATGCATCACTCCTCCCAGTCACCAAGGAACTATCCTCAACACCTCCCCCATCCCCAGGTAACCTCCCCTCAACACCTCCCTCATCCCCAGGTAACCTCCCCTCACCACCTCCCTCATCCCCAGGTAACCTCCCATCAACACCTCCCTCATCCTCAGGTAACCTCCCCTCACCACCTCCCCCATCCCCAGGTAACCTCCCCTCAACACCTCCCCCATCTCCAGGTAACCTCCCCTCACCTCCCCCATCCCCAGGTAACCTCCCCTCAACACCTCCCCTATCCCCAGGTAACCTCCCCTCACCTCCCCCATCCCCAGGTAACCTCCCCTCAACACCTCCCTCATCCCCAGGTAACCTCCCCTCAACACCTCCCCTATCCCCAGGTAACCTCCCATCAACACCTCCCTCATCCCCAGGTAACCTCCCCTCACCTCCCTCATCCCCAGGTAACCTCCCCTCAACACCTCCCCCAACCCCAGGTAACCTCCCCTCACCTCCCTCATCCCCAGGTAACCTCCCCTCACCTCCCTCATCCCCAGGTAACCTCCCCTCACCACCTCCCCTATCCCCAGGTAACCTCCCCTCAACACCTCCCCTATCCCCAGGTAACCTCCCCTCAACACCTCCCTCATCCCCAGGAAacctctcctcacctccctcATCCCCAGGTAACCTCCCCTCAACACCTCCCCTATCCCCAGGTAACCTCCCCTCAACACCTCCCTCATCCCCAGGTAACCTCCCCTCAACACCTCCCCTATCCCCAGGTAACCTCCCCTCAACACCTCCCTCATCCCCAGGTAACCTCCCCTCAACACCTCCCCTATCCCCAGGTAACCTCCCCTCAACACCTCCCTCATCCCCAGGTAACCTCCCATCAACACCTCCCTCATCCCCAGGTAACCTCCCCTCACCACCCTCATCCCCAGGTAACCTCCCATCAACACCTCCCTCATCCCCAGGTAACCTCCCCTCACCTCCCTCATCCCCAGGTAACCTCCCCTCACCTCCCTCATCACCAGGTAACCTCCCCTCAACACCTCCCCCATCCCCAGGTAACCTCCCCTCACCTCCCTCATCCCCAGGTAACCTCCCCTCAACACCTCCCCCATCCCCAGGtaacctcacctcacctcactcATCACCAGGTAACCTCCCATCAACACCTCCCCCATCCCCAGGTAACCTCCCCTCACCTCCCCCATCCCCAGGTAACCTCCCCTCACCTCCCTCATCCCCAGGTAACCTCCCCTCACCTCCCTCATCCCCAGGTAACCTCCCATCAACACCTCCCCCATCCCCAGGTAacctctcctcacctccctcATCCCAAGGTAACCTCCCCTCAACACCTCCCCCATCCCCAGGTAACCTCCCCTCACCTCCCCCATCCCCAGGTAACCTCCCCTCACCTCCCTCATCCCCAGGTTACCTCCCTTCACCTCCCCCATCCCAAGGTAACCTCCCATCAACACCTCCCTCATCCCCAGGTAACCTCCCCTCACCTCACTCATCACCAGGTAACCTCCCATCAACACCTCCCTCATCCCCAGGTAACCTCCCCTCACCTCCTCTACCCGCCCCACTACCACCTCTACAACCAAAACCCTGACCCGTGTTTAGATAGTCCAGATTGGAGTGGATCTGAACCTCCTTGTGGACTTTCCTACCTGCTCAGGACCACCAGGTACACCCACCAG AACCAGGAtctccagaaccagaaccagttcAGAGATGAACCCTACACACCCGGTCCGGTCCAGGACACCTGGAGGCCGACACTGCCCCAGCTCCAGTGTCCTCCGCTGGGCTCCACCACGGGAGGAGTCCCCCAGGGAGGATGGAGCTCCATGGACTTCAACTCATCCTCCGCTGACGACTTCACTGCCGCCACCACCCAGTTTTACCACGACAGTTACCATGACAACTACGCCCCCCAGCCCTTCTGCAGCCCCTCCACCCCTGGTCCGAGTCCTCATTACCCACAAACCCCCACTATCTCCAGCCCCGGTCCTCAGATGCCCCCCAGGACGGAGAGACTAGATGAAACCCTCAGCTGCTGTCTACATGAGTATGACCGCTACctcatgacctctgaccccggTCAGCACCAGCAACAGCACCCGCACCAGACGACCCGACACCTCCTCCAGAACCACAGAGAGCCGATCCAGGACCAGACGGGTCTCCTCGACACCGCCGGGAGCTCAGAGAGCTGGTTCTCTCCGCAGGGAAGAGGCCAAGATGTCAGCGGTGCTGCCCAGTCAACAGGCCTCGATGCTGGGCTGAACTGGagtgaggagaggggaggaggacgaggaggacgaggaggacgaggaggacgaggacgaggaggacgaggaggaagaggaggacgaggaggacgaggaagaggaggaggaggaggaaagagaagaggaggaggaggagatgacgTACAACAA GTGAAACATTTTCAACCTGAAACCGGTCCTGAGGTTCTGAAGCCCAG GCTGCTGTGTACGATGTGTCCGCGTGACTTCAGGAGTCTGCCGGCGTTGAACGGACACATGCGTTCACACAGCGGATCCAGATCAGCGACATGGTTGAAGGTCCAGAGCGAGGACCCCTCGCCGCCGGTCCAACCCTCCGTCTCCATGGTGATGCCCGTCTCCGTGCCCGTCCAATCCAGAGGCAAGGCGAGTAGACAGAAGAGTCGCCTCTCTCCAGCCTCCGGAGGCGCCGCGCCGCTCTACCGCAGCCTGTTGCACCAAGAAGAAGACGCTGATGATGGCGCCCACTACACCCCGCCGCCAATGCTGCGTCCCGTTAGGGCGGGGCCCGGGTTGTACTGCTCCCTCGCCACCAGGCGGCAGCTTAGCGTGCAGACCGTGCAGCTTCACA ATGGACTCGGCGATCTCGTTGCCATGGAGACAGCCTCCCCTCCTCCGGGGACACTAATCAATAAGCC gcGGATCAACGAAGGGCGGGGCTTCCAGGCTTACATCCCGCCTATGCAGAGCAGAAACTACGCCGACTCCGACTCCCACAATGCACTGCCGCTGTGGACACCGCGGGACGAGCTGGAGCGTCCTGTCAATCAACAGAGAG TTGAAGCTCTGATGATGATGGCTCGCTCCAGCGTGGTGCCAGGGGGCGGGGACAGCCTGGAGTCGGCGCTCCACGTCCTATCAGAGTGCAGAGGAGACTTCCTG CTGACGGTGGAGAAGCTGCTATCAACtcctgaaaacaacaacaacaaccacaaccacacAGCTCAACAGTGTCCAA